The genome window CAGACTGGGGTCCCCACTGCCAGTGGGGAGCCATCCCATGTGCCTCCTGACTATGAAGATGAGTTTCTCCGTTATCTGTGGCGTGATTATCTGTACCCGAAGCAGTACGAGTGGGTCCTCATTGCAGCCTATGTGGCTGTGTTCCTCGTGGCCCTGGTGGGCAACACGCTGGGTAGGTCCCTGTGGTGGTGTGGATTTCCCCAGGGGACAAGAAGGGGTCCTGGGCCTtgattctctccctctctccccagtccctACCCCCACCTTTCGGGTAGTGTGGACTAATGGGACCAAGCTGGGACGGGCATGGCTCTGCCACTGGCTTCACCTCTTCCCCACCCAACTCTGCAGTCTGCCTGGCCGTGTGGCGGAACCACCACATGAGGACGGTTACCAACTACTTCATCGTCAACCTGTCCCTGGCTGATGTGCTGGTGACAGCCATCTGCCTGCCAGCCAGCCTTCTGGTGGACATCACTGAGTCCTGGCTCTTCGGGCATGCTCTCTGCAAGGTCATCCCCTATCTACAGGTGAGCTCTGGCCAGGTGCTGCTCAACACCCCCATCACACCAACTACAAAAACCACAGCCTTGCATTAGGTCTCAGTGCCCCTCAGACTTGTCTTTCAGACATGACATGGTGACTCAGTACCTCTGCAGTGTCAGCCTCCATTGGTAGCAGGGGCAGGCCGCCAGCCCCAACACTGAAGGACACAGCCATGGCCCCACCTGCTGACACACAGATCCCCTCCTGGGCACATGAAGACATATACACAACCAAGTGCATACACATGTACAGTCAGCACCAGGTACATGGACACACAGTGAAGGAGAGAGGCACAAGCCCCCAGTGTACAGTGACAGACACAAATGCACACTGGGCCTGCACCCTCATCCTTAGGGGGGCAGATCTGGGGGGACTGTAGGGTCTCCACTCCACACACTCCCCCCCAAAAGCCAGGGCCTTCCCTCCCGCAGTGGTGGAAATCAGGATGTTCAGAAGGGCCTGGTGGGGCGGAAGAAGGACTGGCCAGAGGCCAGAATGGTCTCTCAGTTGCATCCCCCAAGCCTCTCCCTGCATCCCAGGGGTCAGGGGCACTCCAGGCGGCAGTGCCCACCTACACCCCTGGCCTAAGCTCATCTCTGCCTCCCAGAATGACTCTTAACAGCCTGGGGAAGGGATGGCATCCCAGGGCAGAGAGAAATGCCTCGGGGACTTTCTGTTGTTTTGAGTTTTTCCACCCAACTGATTGTAATGGCAACCCTGAGAATTAGGCAGGTGAGGAAATTCACCTTCGGCAagttaacctttctgtgcctgtttccttatctgtaacatgggGGTGAGAGTACTCATCTCACGTGGTTGTTGTGAGGATAATGGAAACAGTGTTTGGCATATAAGTTCCATATGTGTAAGCTGGGCAGcaccttactatgtgccaggtctcGAGCTGGACATTTTCCATCCATGATTTCATTATTCTCACAAGAATGCTGCCAGGTGGGTGGTATACTCCCATTCCCCAGGTGTGAGTGATTTGCCCACATCTCACTACCAAGTGGTGGAGTCAGGAGTTGCGCTACACTTGGCTGCGAGCCCCATCACTCACCCGATGTCTCTGAAGGCCCCCAGAGGACTGACATTGTGTCCCTGTGGAACAGGCTGTGTCTGTGTCAGTGGCGGTGCTGACTCTCAGCTTCATCGCCCTGGACCGCTGGTATGCCATCTGCCACCCGCTGTTGTTCAAGAGCACTGCCCGGCGTGCCCGTGGCTCTATCCTGGGCATCTGGGCTGTGTCGCTGGCTGTCATGGTGCCCCAGGCTGCTGTCATGGAATGCAACAGTGTGCTGCCCGAGCTAGCCAACCGCACCCGGCTCTTCTCTGTCTGCGATGAACGCTGGGCTGGTAAGGGTGGGAGCCTTGGGGCAGGAATCCTCAAAGTGGGCACCTCTGGGGCATATACCCCTCAGGCAGGCATCTGTCAGGGCACTTCTGGGTGGGCACCCCCAGGGTGGGTTATCTCCAAAGAGGACACCCTAGAGTGGGCAGCTACCAGGTGCACTCCCAGGGTGAGTAACCCCTTGATGGACACAGAAGAGCACGCATCTACCTGGGATACTTCCAGGGAGGATGCCTCCCCTAGCATAGACACCTGCTACGGGTTCCTCCAGGATGGTCACCTCCGAGTTGGGCAACACCAAGGTCTTTCTGCCATGATGCTTGTTTGGGGCCCAGCTGCTCATTGTGGCCCTAGTTGGGGCAGGGTGGCATTGCTAAGCAGGGTAGGCTGGGAGTTCCCAGATGGGGCCCAACCCCTGCATCTCTTGCCCCTGCAGATGACCTCTACCCCAAGATCTACCACAGTTGCTTCTTCATTGTCACCTACCTGGCCCCGCTGGGCCTCATGGCCATGGCCTATTTCCAGATCTTCCGTAAGCTCTGGGGTCGTCAGGTGAGGTCCACTGTGGTGTCCCTGTCTGGGCTTGAAGGGGATAGGAGTATTGATTTCAGAGAGCAGACAGTTCTCTGTCTTCAAATATGCCATCCTCGCTGTGACCAGACAGCAGCAGCAAGACCCAGACACATGTCAAACTCCAGGCCAAAAGGGCCAGTGCCTGCCCTGGGACCAGACGGCAGCTAGCACCCTTCTCACAGAAGCAGCTGCCGTTTACTGTAATGTGCACTTCAAGCATGGCTTGCAGTCCGTTGACCCACATATATTATCCCCAACTTAatgcatgagaaaactgagacccagagaggcaaACCAAGTTACCCCGAATCCCTCAGCCAGTGAGTGGAAGATCAGGAACTAAAATCCAGACCCATGGGCCTCCAATGCTCAGTTCAGTGCCCGGGTCCCAGCACCTCCATGTTGCCTGCCAAAGTAGGCACTTTGCTGGCAATGTCTTCACAACTATCCACCCAAAGAAGAAATCCGACCCACTTTACAAATGCTGAGTAAGGACAACCAACTGGCcacagccagtgagtggcagagccttCCTGGTTCCAGGgcctgccctctctcctctcttacAAACTGGCCAACAGCCTGTTCTGTGGGGATTTTTGGCAAGGGCAGGGGGGTTGTTCAAAGGCCTTTGGCAACAGCAGGAGTGAGCTCTGGGTTAGTGCCTGGGTAGTGAGAGGCTGCGGGCTGGAACATGACCAGCCTTACAGTCTACCAACACTTGCCATCTGCTCCTCACAGCCTGAGTCAAGAAGGCAGGAGTCACTATCCTCACCTAACATACAGGAAGACCACGGCTCAGAAAAAGAGAGTTGATCAAGGCCACAGAGCTCACAAATGGCTGACTGGGCCCTAGACCCCAAGTTTCCTGAACTCTAGCCCCATGCCCCCTGTTGTGGGGTGACTCAAGTGTCCAGTGGTGGCAGAGGCTCAAGGATATCCTGTGGCTGCTCCAGAAGCCTGGAACCATCGTAGGCTTATGGGCACCGACCTAGGCTGACACCTGTGCCCAAAGGCCCAGGCCGTTGGATGCTGCCCCCCTGCTCACCCCTTGCGTAGGTCTCCCCACCGTCAGGCGCAGCCCAGAGGGAGGTACAActcacctccaccccacccccaccaatgGAGGTGCTGATTTGAGGATGAGTGGGTAGCTGGGAGGATATTCTGGCCCCTGGGGCCTCATCAAGGGTCTCCTGCCTCTCTGAGTTTCAGCTGCCTCATCTGTAACTAAAGGCCAGTAACACCTTCCCAAAGGCATGTTGTGGGTGGTCTCACAATGAGCTAATGGAAAACGGAAGCCCACTGTTCACCAGCCAGTCGAGAGTGCTGGTCTTTATCAGGAACATTAGGTTCCTTCCTATTGCGAGGGTTTGTTCCCTTTGCCCACCTCCACCCTGCCTCAGAGTCCAGCCTGAAGCGGGGCCCGGCAAAGGAGACCCTCCCGAGAACTCCACCCGCCTCTGCTGTCTGTGTGGACAGATCCCGGGCACCACAGCGGCCCTGGTGCGGAACTGGAAGCGGCCCTCGGAGGAGGGGCAGGGCCCGAGCACAGAGCCCCAGCCCCGGGCCCGGGCCTTCCTGGCCGAGGTAAAGCAGATGAGAGCTCGGAGGAAGACGGCCAAGATGCTGATGGTGGTGCTGCTGGTCTTTGccctctgctacctgcccatCAGTGTCCTCAATGTCCTCAAGAGGTGAGAGCCCTGGGGAGtggctgggggcaggagaggtTGTGGGGTCAGAGCAAGTCTGCTTTGGAGAAAGACCTGGCTCCACTACTCATCCACGGTGTGACCTTGGGGCGggtcttttctcttctctgaacccctgagcctcaatctcctcatctgtaaaatgtgaatatgaCAGTCTTGGCCTCAGAGGGCTATTGtgaaaattgtttcatccctTCACTCAGTCGTCAGATTAGAGGGGCTGGGAACACATGCACAAGTGCTCAGGACAAagcccctgccttcatggaggcCACATCCACGGGAGAGAAACAAACAGCTATGAGAAATCAGGGAGTGGTAACTgctaggaagaaaaacaaaataccaggATTGAGTGACACTGACAGGGgttggtggttttgttttgtttttagctctaaaggtttttaaaagagaGGGAGGTTTCTCGGAGAGTAACATTTGGCagacagaagggagggaggggccaaGCCGCGCAGGTGTCTGGAGGAACAGCAGTCTAAACGGAAGGAACACAGGGAACACAGGGCCCAACAAGTGAGAGGCCACAGGGTGCAGGCGAAGAATGGGCTGTCTGACATGAGACCATCTCAGTGTGAGTTTGTGCTTGGCCACTTTCTGCTCTCTGATCTGGGCAGGTCACTTTACTTCCCTGAACCTTAGCttgcctatttaaaaatggaTGATGCCTGACTCATCATTTGCTGTGAAGATGGGTAAGAGAGTGGATGGGGAAGGGATCAGAGAGACAGTGGCTGAGCAGAAGTACCCTGCTCTCTGTCCCTAGGCCCACTCTGGTCATGCTCTGAGCTCAGAAACTCAGAACTGTGGTCAAGACCTCAAACCCAGAGGACCAGGGAAGAGAAACCTGGTAGATGGAAGGAGCTATGGCATTCTTGCCCTTCACAGCCATTCATAAGCTGTCTGGCCTTGGTCAGCTCACTTTCCTTTTCTGAGCCTTGGGTTTTTTATCTATTAGATGAGATAGTGACTCCTGCCCAActaaacacataaacacatagATGCACACACCCACCCCATTTCTGACTGTCCTCACCCATGCTCCTAGGGTGTTTGGGATGTTCCGCCAGGCCAGTGACCGAGAAGCTGTCTATGCCTGCTTCACCTTCTCCCACTGGCTGGTGTATGCTAACAGCGCGGCCAACCCCATCATCTACAACTTCCTCAGTGGTGAGTGGGCTGGGAAGGCAGGGGACTGAGGGTGGCAACAGTCTCCCAGGACAACAGTCTCCCCATCTCCAGTCCAGACGGAATAAAGGATGGTGGGGGAGGACATAGCTGGTAACTCCCCCTCAGGGGGCAGACTTGGCCCCACTCGGGAACCCGGGTCTGAGTGGGAGACAGGCCATGCTCCCAACAGTGGCCAAAGAAAGCTGACCAGCACCCAGGAACCAGTTTTGCAGATTATGCAGACCAGTGTGTGAGTGGGAAAGGCAGGGGCAATGGCGAACTCACCTCCACCCCTGCCTGGTGCACGCACAGCAGGATTTCCAACCAGCCCATCTGGTCAACCCAGATCCTGAGAAGTCAGGTCTGAGAAAGGGCTTCCCCAAGGCCAGCTAGACATATTGGCAGAGTAGCCTGAGTTTTGGGGGCTATCGCTGAGTCCACCTACCTCCAGCACCAGCCCTCTCACGTCCAAACGTCCCTGGTCCCTGCCACCAGGcccaggcctcctcctcctctcgaCTGTGGGACAGTCCCGAtcccctccctccatctcccaGTCTCAGGGTGGCAATGCGcacccccacacatacacacacactgggcCCCTACCTGGGCTCAACAGAAGTGTGGCTCACCAGGCCTCTGTCTCTAGGACTAGGACTAAAAGAACTGGTCCAGATGACTGTTCAAGCCTAGAAACAAGTAATCTTTGAGAAAAGGTTGAAAGGTTAAACAAGCGGCCAGGGGTCAATATTATAACCCTCATTAAGACtaaaa of Manis javanica isolate MJ-LG chromosome 4, MJ_LKY, whole genome shotgun sequence contains these proteins:
- the HCRTR1 gene encoding orexin/Hypocretin receptor type 1 isoform X1; the encoded protein is MEPPATPKAQTGVPTASGEPSHVPPDYEDEFLRYLWRDYLYPKQYEWVLIAAYVAVFLVALVGNTLVCLAVWRNHHMRTVTNYFIVNLSLADVLVTAICLPASLLVDITESWLFGHALCKVIPYLQAVSVSVAVLTLSFIALDRWYAICHPLLFKSTARRARGSILGIWAVSLAVMVPQAAVMECNSVLPELANRTRLFSVCDERWADDLYPKIYHSCFFIVTYLAPLGLMAMAYFQIFRKLWGRQIPGTTAALVRNWKRPSEEGQGPSTEPQPRARAFLAEVKQMRARRKTAKMLMVVLLVFALCYLPISVLNVLKRVFGMFRQASDREAVYACFTFSHWLVYANSAANPIIYNFLSGKFREQFKAAFSCCLPGLGPCGSLKVPSPRSSASHKSLSLKSQCSVSKVSEHVVLTSVTTVLP
- the HCRTR1 gene encoding orexin/Hypocretin receptor type 1 isoform X2 — protein: MEPPATPKAQTGVPTASGEPSHVPPDYEDEFLRYLWRDYLYPKQYEWVLIAAYVAVFLVALVGNTLVCLAVWRNHHMRTVTNYFIVNLSLADVLVTAICLPASLLVDITESWLFGHALCKVIPYLQAVSVSVAVLTLSFIALDRWYAICHPLLFKSTARRARGSILGIWAVSLAVMVPQAAVMECNSVLPELANRTRLFSVCDERWADDLYPKIYHSCFFIVTYLAPLGLMAMAYFQIFRKLWGRQIPGTTAALVRNWKRPSEEGQGPSTEPQPRARAFLAEVKQMRARRKTAKMLMVVLLVFALCYLPISVLNVLKRVFGMFRQASDREAVYACFTFSHWLVYANSAANPIIYNFLSGKFREQFKAAFSCCLPGLGPCGSLKALPGVCWKGPEHFRLAQWIPTAQAAPGPLLRGHVS